The nucleotide sequence AAAAAAAGCTATAGATAAGATAAATAAACTTGCTGAGAAGGTTGATAATCTAAAAATTATGCATGTTTGTGGAAGTCATGAGCATACAATCTGTAAATATGGTATTAGGGAAGTATTACCAGAAAATATCTCTGTTGTTCCAGGTCCTGGCTGTCCTGTATGTGTAACAACACAAAAAGAAATTGATACTGCCATATATTTGGCTGATAATGGTTATGTTATAACAACCCTTGGTGATATGTATAGAGTGCCAGGAAGTGAAAAGAGCTTAATGGAAAAACAATCTGAAGGATGCGATGTTAGAATTGTTTATAGCATAAGTGAAGCTGTAAAAATGGCTAAAAAAGAGAAGGATAAAAAATTTGTTTTTGTGGCTATTGGTTTTGAAACTACAGCTCCAACAACAGGGGCTGAGCTTATAAGTCTAAAAAATAAAGACATAGGTAACTTTTTCATTTTAAACTGCCATAGACAAACCCCGCCAGTTATGGAGTTTTTGTTGAGTGAGGGGGTTTATTTAGATGCTTTTATCTGCCCGGGACATGTTTCAACAATTACAGGTTTAAAGCCATATTATGAACCATGCAAAAAATACAATGCCCCAATGGTTGTTGCTGGCTTTGAACCAATAGACGTTTTAATGGCAATAATCATGATTTTAAAACAAATTATCAATGGAGAGGCAAAGGTTGAGAATGAATATATGAGAGCTGTTAAACCTGAAGGAAATGTTTTAGCTCAAAAAATAATAAACGAGGTTTTTGAAAGTGTAGATATTCCTTGGAGAGGGTTTCCAGTTATTAAAAATGGTGGCTTTGGATTAAGAAAAGAATATAAGAAATTTGACATTTACGAGCATGAAGATATTCCAGAAATTAAAGAAAAAATACCAAAAGGTTGTATATGTGATAAAATTTTGAGAGGAGAGAAGCTTCCAACTGATTGTCCATTGTTTGGTAAGGTTTGCACCCCATTAAATCCAGTCGGAAGTTGTATGGTCTCGGACGAGGGAACGTGTAGAATATTTTATAAGTATAGAAGGATTTAATAATTTAATAATAAATTATTTAAATATTTGTAAGTAAAAATATTATAATGATAAGGATTAACATCTTTTATTTTTTTGAATTTAGGTGGTTAAATGAGAAACAATACTCATTTAACTTTTGAAAATGAAAGTATTGACGAGCTTCAGAATATATCTAATGATGGATGTGAGTATGGTATAAACTATTTGGAGAGATTCGTTAAGAATAAAATTAAAAAACTTAGAAAAATGAAAGATGGGATAAGTGATGAAATAGCAAATGAAATAATGACAGAATTTTATAAACGTCGTCTTAGAGTATATCTCCATAATTATGGTTTATTACCAAGATTTATGGTAAATTATGGAGAGTTGCATAAACTTGATAATTTAGAGTCTGAATTAAGGGAGGAAATTAAATTGGCAAAAGAAAGGTATAAAAAAGAAAATAGGAGGATTAATATCGAAAAATTATCGGTAAATATTAATTTTAATCTCTTTAAACTTTAATCCTATTTTTTATTTTTTTATCTATCAAAAGTTAGCTCCATACTCTTTTATATACATTTTTATACAAATTTAAATTTGTCATGATTTATCATTATAGATTAAAAACAATCTGTCATTATTTTTCATTAAAAACATTTGTCATGATTGTTCATGAGCAAAAAAGCATATATATTACTTTTTTCAATGATATAAGTGAGGACAGCAAGTAATGAAAGGTGAAACTATGAATGCAAAGATGCAATATCTACATGTGAATGATGAAGAATTTGAAGAATTAGAAAACATAAAGAAAGATTTAACAAGGTCATACACAGGTAGTGAAGTAACAAAAATTATGGGATATATATTAGCTGGATTAATCATAATATCAGCTGTTGCACCTATTTTATTTTAAATTAGCGAAAATTTACAGAATAAAAAAGAGAGTAGTTTGGACTATTTTTATAGATAAAATTGTCATGATTTATCATTACAAAATTTGATATTAAAAAACCTAATAACTAATAAGCAATTAAAATTTTTTCAGATTAATTTTTTATACATTTGTTAATATCAATTTTATTAAAAATTTTATGGTGAAGGTTATGAAAAAACTTGATGTTACAGGAGATATCTGCCCAATTCCAGTTTTAAAAACAAAAAAAGCTTTAGAAGAATTAAATGAAGGAGAAGAATTGGAAGTTGTTGGGGATTACAAACCAGCATTAGAGAATATAAAAAGATTTGCTGAAAATAACGGATATACTGTTGTCTCTGCTGAAGAGACAGAAAACGGTTTTAGAATTGTTATTAAAAAATAAATAATATTATTTTTGGTGATTAACGTGAAATTTACTGTAGTTATTACAGAAGCACCTTATGGTAAGGAGAGAGCTTATTCAGCATTAAGATTTGCATTAACAGCCCTATTAGAAGGAATTAAAGTAAATATCTTCTTAATTGAGAATGGGGTTTATGTTGCTAAAAAAGAACAAAATCCATCAGAAATGCCTAATTATTTAGAGTTGTTAAAAAATGCTATTGAGCTTGGGGCAGTAGTTAAAGCTTGTGGCCCTTGCTGTAAAGCAAGAGGTTTAAAAGAGGAAGATTTACTTGAAGGAGTTCAATTAGCTACAATGCATGACTTAATAGCTTTTGTTAAGGAAAGTGATAACGTAGTTACATTTTAATTAACTTTGATTCTTTGCTTTTTTATATTCCTCTACAAATCTTTTATAGCAAAGGTCTAAAACTTCTTTTATAACTTTTTCTTTACTTTTGCTCTTATCATAAGGAGCATTTAACCCACCAGCTTCACTATGTCCTCCTCCACTTCCCCCCAACTCTTTTCCAATTTTTTCCATCAAATTACCTAAATGCACATACTTAGAAACATGTTTTCTACATCTTGCACTAACTCTAATCTCTCCCTCTTTTTTCCTAACAGCTACAACGAATGCTATATCTGCCCCTATACTCACTATAGTTTTTGCACAAGAAGCTTCATGAGAACTAACATGAGATAGAGCTATTTTAAGCTTATCAAATTCCCTAATTTCCATTCTACTACATGCCTTTAAGTGGGCTGTTCTCTTACTAAAATCACTTTCTTGAGACAATAAATACAAAATTTTCTGAAAACTTATATCTTTTATTAAATAACTTATTAACTCAAATGTTCTTGAGTTAGCTAACTTTAAATGTTTTGTATCATAAACAATTCCACACAATAGGGCAATTCTAACATTTTTTGGTGGAAAGATATTTAATTCTTTAAAAATCTCTGCTATAATCTCGGATGTTGATGGATAATCTTCCCTAACTATGTAATATTCACATATATCTGCCAAATCAGTTTTTTTATGGTGGTCTATTAAAATAACTTCTCTCTCTTTTAATTCATTAAAATTAACCTTTAATTGATTTACTGAAGCAGTATCAACTATAAACACAGTTTCTGGTAGTTTAGGATAAACTTCAATATCTACTTTTTCCCCAATTTCATTTAAAATGTTCCTTGAAATCTTACTAACAGAATCTGCTGAAATTCTAAACTTTCCATTTGGATTTAATTGGGATGCTAAATATTTTAAAGCTACACAACTTCCTATTGCATCAGGGTCTGCGTTATGATGGCATAAAAAAAGAATCTCATCTCTTTTTAAATAATCTAATAACTTCATTTTGCTCACCATAAAATTAGCAAGTAATAATTTAAAAGCTTAAAATTTCAAAAATAATAAAATTAAAAAGGAAAAATAAAGAAAAATTAATTTATTGTGCTGCAGGTATCATTTTTTGTAATTTTTCCTGCAATTCTTTTAATCTTGATTGTAATTTTTCTTCCTGTTTCTCTAATGTTTTTACTCTCAACTCTAATGTTTCAACTTTTTCTTCTAATTCTTTTTTAACATCATCTTTTTTTCTTTTAACAAATAATCCCCCAACTAACTTATAAACCTCATCGCTTGCAGATTTTTCCAATTCTTCTAAAGCTTTTTTACTTTCTTTTAATTCCGCTTCAACGCTCTGCTTCTGCATTAAAATCATTTGTAATTGTTGCTGTAATTGTTGTAACTGCATTAATTGTGCTTGAATTTGTGGTGGTAATTCCATAACAGTCACCTCTTAAGCTAAGCTTTATATTGCTGATAGTAAAATATAGCCAATCATCAAACTTTATTATCTAATAGGGTCTTTATAAAAGCCTTTGGGCTTTTATACTTAATGCATTTTTAAAGTGTAATTTATTTGATGATTGACTATAATAAGCCAATAATATAAAAATCTTTTCCTCATAGCTAAGCAGAATTTTTATTTGTAGTATTTAAACTTCATTGATATGAAATTTACAGCTATTTTTGATTTTTAGTTTAAAAATTATAGTGGCTTAGATAACAACAATTACATAAACTTTAAATAATTTTGTGTTTGATATGTGTTTTAGGTGAGTATATTATGACACAAAGAGAAAAAGATGATATAAAGAGAGTTCAGGTTACATTCACCAAGAGTCAGTGGGAGTTAATTGAAAATTTTAGGGGAATTTTGGGACAAACTGATGCTGAAATTGTAAGAACTATTGTTTTAGCATGGTTATCTGAAAAATCAATTATATCAACTACCATAAAGAAAGAAATAGGGGATAAGTAATGAATATTGATATAATAACTAATCATAAAATAATCTTTGGAGATTCAAGAAAAATGAATGAAATTGATGACGAAAGTGTTCATTTAGTTGTTACCTCCCCCCATACCCAATGATAGAAATGTGGGATAATTTGTTTAAAATGTTAAATCCAAAAATAAACGAGCTTTGGACAAAAATGGAAAATGAAGAAAATGAAGAGAAAAAAGAAAAATTAATCATGCAAATATATAATTTAATGCATCAAACATTATATCCAGTTTGGGAGGAAATTTATAGAGTTTTAGTTCCAGGAGGAATTGCATGCATTAACATAGGGGACGCTACAAGAAAAATTAACGGAGTTTTTAGATTATTTCCAAATCATTCCAAAATTATTGAGAATTTTGAAAAGATTGGATTTGTAACCCTTCCCTATATACTATGGAAAAAACCTTCAAACAAGCCAAATGCATTCTTAGGTTCTGGATTTCTCCCACCAAATGCTTATGTGACATTAGATGTTGAGTATATATTGATATTTAGGAAAGGAAAACCAGGAAAGTTTAAACCAAAAGACCCGTTAAGATATGCGAGTGCATACACTAAAGAAGAGAGGGACAAGTGGTTTTCTCAGATTTGGGAGATTGTTGGAGATAGACAAACACATAACAAGCTTAATAGAAGGACAGCATCATTCCCAGAAGAAATTCCTAGGAGATTAATTAGAATGTTTTCAATTATTGGTGATACTGTTTTAGACCCTTTTTTAGGGACTGGAACTACAATAAAAGCGGCAATTGAATTAAAGAGAAACTCTATTGGTTATGAAATTGATAAATCCCTAAAACCCATAATTGAAGAAAAAATTGGAACTAAGCAAAAAAGAATTGGAATGGATTTCAATGTAGAATTTGTCTATCGTAGCTAATATAGGATGATATTATCTTGTATTTTCAATCAAATCTAACAGCCTAGAGTAATCAACAATAATTTTATTTTTCTTCTTTTCATAAATAATTAAATGTCCCCTAAGTTCTTCAGACAAGTGTTTTTCCTGATTGACATAAG is from Methanocaldococcus bathoardescens and encodes:
- a CDS encoding DHH family phosphoesterase: MKLLDYLKRDEILFLCHHNADPDAIGSCVALKYLASQLNPNGKFRISADSVSKISRNILNEIGEKVDIEVYPKLPETVFIVDTASVNQLKVNFNELKEREVILIDHHKKTDLADICEYYIVREDYPSTSEIIAEIFKELNIFPPKNVRIALLCGIVYDTKHLKLANSRTFELISYLIKDISFQKILYLLSQESDFSKRTAHLKACSRMEIREFDKLKIALSHVSSHEASCAKTIVSIGADIAFVVAVRKKEGEIRVSARCRKHVSKYVHLGNLMEKIGKELGGSGGGHSEAGGLNAPYDKSKSKEKVIKEVLDLCYKRFVEEYKKAKNQS
- a CDS encoding sulfurtransferase TusA family protein codes for the protein MKKLDVTGDICPIPVLKTKKALEELNEGEELEVVGDYKPALENIKRFAENNGYTVVSAEETENGFRIVIKK
- a CDS encoding prefoldin subunit beta codes for the protein MELPPQIQAQLMQLQQLQQQLQMILMQKQSVEAELKESKKALEELEKSASDEVYKLVGGLFVKRKKDDVKKELEEKVETLELRVKTLEKQEEKLQSRLKELQEKLQKMIPAAQ
- the hypD gene encoding hydrogenase formation protein HypD, whose amino-acid sequence is MINLNDRALIKKAIDKINKLAEKVDNLKIMHVCGSHEHTICKYGIREVLPENISVVPGPGCPVCVTTQKEIDTAIYLADNGYVITTLGDMYRVPGSEKSLMEKQSEGCDVRIVYSISEAVKMAKKEKDKKFVFVAIGFETTAPTTGAELISLKNKDIGNFFILNCHRQTPPVMEFLLSEGVYLDAFICPGHVSTITGLKPYYEPCKKYNAPMVVAGFEPIDVLMAIIMILKQIINGEAKVENEYMRAVKPEGNVLAQKIINEVFESVDIPWRGFPVIKNGGFGLRKEYKKFDIYEHEDIPEIKEKIPKGCICDKILRGEKLPTDCPLFGKVCTPLNPVGSCMVSDEGTCRIFYKYRRI
- a CDS encoding DsrE/DsrF/TusD sulfur relay family protein, giving the protein MKFTVVITEAPYGKERAYSALRFALTALLEGIKVNIFLIENGVYVAKKEQNPSEMPNYLELLKNAIELGAVVKACGPCCKARGLKEEDLLEGVQLATMHDLIAFVKESDNVVTF
- a CDS encoding DNA-methyltransferase — encoded protein: MLNPKINELWTKMENEENEEKKEKLIMQIYNLMHQTLYPVWEEIYRVLVPGGIACINIGDATRKINGVFRLFPNHSKIIENFEKIGFVTLPYILWKKPSNKPNAFLGSGFLPPNAYVTLDVEYILIFRKGKPGKFKPKDPLRYASAYTKEERDKWFSQIWEIVGDRQTHNKLNRRTASFPEEIPRRLIRMFSIIGDTVLDPFLGTGTTIKAAIELKRNSIGYEIDKSLKPIIEEKIGTKQKRIGMDFNVEFVYRS